A genomic window from Oceanobacillus timonensis includes:
- a CDS encoding tetratricopeptide repeat protein produces the protein MVVNVDNVFSFYQALRGEIKAGHIDEVTERVQELEQQLEEHACSATEAFYVRSILGKYYRKVKNYDKAGTYFREAIRFSKHVEQEHVEEVIDTYLDYAHLEIEYGQESNGRIELAKLLAMLDTNHYPDMYTYGVIFRDLAKISFKEGDIENSVKQYEKALSYYKEALPETHPVMIAAIYELSDVLVQIENYNDAVNLHQQLGNAYKKEKDKLSEARELLKIGEIHFYIDLKEARKIITKAIKEITDCQKHFH, from the coding sequence AATGTAGATAATGTTTTCTCTTTTTATCAAGCATTAAGGGGAGAGATTAAAGCTGGACATATCGATGAAGTGACAGAAAGGGTTCAAGAATTAGAACAACAGTTGGAGGAGCATGCATGTTCCGCAACAGAAGCATTCTATGTGCGAAGTATTTTAGGGAAATATTATCGTAAAGTAAAAAATTATGATAAAGCTGGAACGTATTTTCGTGAGGCTATTCGGTTTTCTAAACATGTGGAGCAGGAGCATGTGGAGGAAGTCATTGATACGTATTTGGATTATGCGCATTTGGAAATAGAATATGGACAAGAATCCAACGGCAGGATAGAGCTTGCGAAGTTATTAGCTATGTTAGATACAAATCATTATCCGGATATGTACACTTATGGGGTTATTTTTAGGGACTTAGCGAAAATATCCTTTAAAGAGGGCGATATAGAAAATAGTGTTAAACAGTATGAGAAAGCTTTGAGCTATTATAAAGAAGCACTTCCTGAAACACACCCCGTGATGATTGCTGCTATATATGAATTATCGGATGTATTGGTTCAGATTGAAAATTACAACGATGCTGTCAATCTGCATCAGCAACTGGGGAATGCTTATAAGAAAGAGAAAGATAAGCTTTCCGAAGCTAGAGAATTATTAAAAATTGGAGAAATACACTTTTATATCGATTTAAAAGAAGCACGAAAAATCATTACGAAAGCAATTAAAGAAATCACAGACTGTCAGAAGCATTTCCATTAG
- a CDS encoding tetratricopeptide repeat protein yields the protein MLAEIDENMGSFPRAINYYKQALDQLTKVYEKDHFMIVYIYSKIGTLSIRTLKKDQAKSYLEKGLTLSHPFPKIRMQFLYALGKIYSDEKTYDQAQKVFTAFLEGLEKDDRKNSIAYGNTLQAMAFNHIEQDQIEQAFERYKEALAIYEKIPNVKEEKGLTLIRLGYCYENREKQDISKADQCYEKGFKQIEKTRNQELLEEALAGMIDFYNRNNQPKKKQRYEDKFVKLVNKKS from the coding sequence ATGCTCGCCGAAATCGATGAAAATATGGGAAGCTTTCCAAGAGCAATCAATTATTATAAACAGGCACTGGACCAGTTAACGAAAGTCTATGAAAAAGATCATTTTATGATTGTATATATTTATTCTAAAATCGGAACGCTCTCGATCCGAACCTTAAAAAAAGATCAAGCGAAATCCTATTTAGAAAAAGGGTTAACCTTATCGCATCCATTTCCAAAAATCCGAATGCAATTTCTATATGCATTAGGGAAGATATATTCCGATGAAAAAACCTATGACCAAGCACAAAAGGTTTTTACAGCGTTTTTAGAAGGACTGGAGAAGGATGACCGGAAAAATTCCATTGCGTACGGAAATACACTTCAAGCGATGGCCTTTAATCATATTGAACAGGATCAAATAGAACAAGCTTTTGAACGTTACAAGGAAGCACTGGCTATCTACGAAAAAATACCAAATGTTAAAGAGGAAAAGGGACTGACCCTCATCCGGCTGGGATACTGTTACGAAAACAGAGAGAAGCAAGATATCTCAAAAGCGGATCAATGTTATGAAAAAGGTTTTAAACAAATCGAAAAAACCCGTAATCAAGAACTGCTGGAAGAAGCTTTGGCCGGCATGATTGACTTTTACAATCGAAATAATCAGCCGAAGAAAAAGCAGCGCTATGAAGATAAATTTGTGAAGCTCGTAAATAAGAAATCATAA
- the moaA gene encoding GTP 3',8-cyclase MoaA, producing the protein MSVITDKLGRPLKDLRISVIDRCNFRCTYCMPKEIFGKDFVFMPKDQLLDFEEIERLARIFADLGVRKIRITGGEPLLRRDLPNLIQKLIGIDGIEDIGLTTNGSLLGHMAEKLKKAGLQRVNVSLDALDETLFQSINDSNVKPERVLKGIAKAKEAGLEVKVNMVVKKGMNDKEIIPMATYFKEQGIALRYIEFMDVGQSNGWDFSKVITKKQIFQALNNHFDLEPVEPAYLGEVAKRYRYRGTNTEVGFITSVSESFCSTCTRARIAADGKMYTCLFAENGFDFRDMLRSGMQNEDIKAHIVNIWNQRTDRYSDERTEESAKNRNKMEMSYMGG; encoded by the coding sequence ATGTCCGTTATAACAGATAAATTGGGCCGCCCGTTAAAGGATCTTCGTATTTCTGTCATTGATCGTTGTAATTTTCGATGTACCTATTGTATGCCGAAAGAAATTTTTGGAAAAGATTTTGTCTTTATGCCAAAAGATCAATTACTAGACTTTGAAGAAATCGAACGCTTAGCTCGTATTTTTGCAGATTTGGGCGTTCGAAAAATAAGAATAACCGGGGGAGAGCCTCTTTTAAGAAGAGATTTGCCCAATTTAATACAAAAATTAATAGGAATCGATGGGATAGAAGATATCGGTTTAACGACAAATGGTTCTTTACTGGGTCATATGGCAGAGAAATTAAAAAAAGCCGGTCTTCAACGTGTCAACGTGAGTTTAGATGCATTGGACGAGACATTATTCCAATCCATAAATGATAGTAATGTTAAGCCCGAACGCGTATTAAAAGGGATCGCAAAAGCAAAAGAAGCAGGCCTGGAAGTAAAGGTGAATATGGTTGTGAAAAAAGGGATGAATGACAAGGAAATTATTCCGATGGCAACCTATTTTAAAGAACAGGGAATTGCATTAAGATATATTGAATTTATGGATGTGGGTCAATCCAACGGCTGGGATTTCAGCAAGGTTATCACGAAAAAACAAATCTTCCAAGCGTTGAATAACCATTTTGATTTGGAACCTGTGGAACCGGCATATCTTGGTGAAGTTGCCAAACGGTACCGTTATCGCGGGACAAACACAGAGGTCGGATTTATTACCTCTGTATCAGAATCCTTCTGTTCCACATGTACAAGAGCAAGAATAGCGGCAGACGGAAAAATGTATACCTGCTTATTTGCTGAAAACGGATTTGACTTTAGAGACATGCTACGCTCCGGTATGCAGAATGAAGATATAAAAGCGCACATTGTTAACATCTGGAATCAGCGAACCGATCGCTACTCCGATGAACGAACAGAAGAATCAGCCAAAAATAGAAATAAAATGGAAATGTCTTATATGGGCGGTTAA
- a CDS encoding MoeB/ThiF family adenylyltransferase: MNRYARQTLFTPIGEDGQRKLSKKRVLIIGCGALGSANAENLTRAGIGGLVLVDRDYVEESNLQRQQLYTEEDVDKQMPKAVAAKARLQAINSEVEIEARVLDADATSLKPLLDGIDLVIDATDNFDTRFLLNDLLQQHPLPWIFGSCVGSTGMSYTIFPNESPCLRCLLDTIPINGATCDSAGIISPAVQMVVAHQTTEALKILVGDKEALRTSLLTFDLWNNHYHTMKVERAKKKACPSCGEHPSYPALHDSSSTKSEVLCGRNTVQIRTSRQPNVHVLKERLKKIGSVKANDFLVSVEYKTYRLVFFPDGRTLIHGTNSIEKAKSIYYQLAG; encoded by the coding sequence ATGAATCGATATGCTCGACAAACATTATTTACCCCTATAGGAGAAGATGGCCAACGCAAACTTTCCAAGAAGCGTGTGCTTATTATTGGATGTGGAGCGCTTGGTTCAGCAAATGCTGAAAATTTGACTCGTGCAGGTATCGGCGGGTTAGTACTTGTTGATCGAGACTATGTGGAGGAAAGCAATCTTCAAAGACAACAACTATATACAGAAGAAGACGTAGATAAACAAATGCCAAAAGCTGTTGCAGCAAAAGCAAGATTGCAAGCCATCAACTCTGAGGTGGAGATAGAAGCCCGAGTGCTGGATGCTGACGCAACTTCTTTAAAGCCGTTATTAGATGGAATTGATTTGGTGATTGATGCGACGGATAATTTTGATACCCGTTTTCTGCTGAATGATTTATTACAGCAACATCCATTGCCATGGATATTTGGATCGTGTGTTGGCAGTACGGGAATGAGTTATACGATTTTTCCAAATGAGTCCCCATGTCTGAGATGTTTACTGGATACTATACCTATCAATGGTGCAACCTGTGATTCGGCGGGGATCATTTCGCCAGCTGTACAGATGGTGGTTGCCCATCAAACGACCGAAGCCTTGAAAATCCTGGTAGGGGATAAAGAGGCACTGCGTACATCCCTTCTGACGTTTGATTTATGGAATAACCATTATCATACCATGAAAGTGGAACGGGCGAAGAAAAAGGCTTGTCCATCATGTGGGGAGCATCCTAGCTATCCAGCGCTACATGATTCGTCCAGTACCAAATCAGAAGTGCTCTGCGGCAGAAATACTGTGCAGATTAGAACCTCCCGCCAACCAAATGTCCATGTATTAAAGGAACGGTTAAAAAAAATTGGATCGGTGAAGGCAAATGATTTTTTAGTATCTGTTGAATATAAGACATACCGTCTGGTTTTCTTTCCAGATGGAAGAACGTTGATTCATGGAACCAATTCCATCGAAAAAGCAAAAAGTATATATTATCAGTTAGCAGGATGA
- the glp gene encoding gephyrin-like molybdotransferase Glp, giving the protein MVEKRQPIKVTEAIARVMNVAKTGSVEYVPIEASYGRFLGEHLIADHHVPPFDRSPYDGFAIRAMDTNHASRHSPAELEVAGEIGAGYVFERPVAAGETVRIMTGAQIPEGCDAVVMLEEVKEIEKNGNIYIQIKRNIQSGNNISFTGEDTKKDSLLTKKGTYITPGIVALLATFGYKNVPVAKKPKIGVIATGSELLEIDAPLVPGKIRNSNASMIQSQIIRAGGEPLYFGQFSDDLELCYNQVKNALDEVDMLITTGGVSVGDYDYLPDIYAKLGCNVLFNKIRMRPGSVTTVAEKDGKLLYGLSGNPSACFVGFELYTRPAIRTFLYSGTPFIQKATARLDADLLKPNPFDRFVRGHIRYQHGQLVATPVGLDKSNVVSSLAEANILIQLPGGTSGYEAGRNVSVLLLEDQEGMTMEQFIDSDLEMAERVEGG; this is encoded by the coding sequence GTGGTAGAAAAAAGACAACCGATTAAAGTAACAGAAGCCATTGCACGTGTGATGAATGTTGCCAAAACAGGAAGTGTGGAATATGTTCCGATTGAAGCGAGTTATGGTCGCTTCTTGGGAGAACATTTAATCGCTGACCATCATGTTCCGCCATTTGACCGTTCTCCGTATGATGGGTTTGCGATACGCGCGATGGATACGAATCATGCGTCTCGTCATAGCCCGGCAGAATTGGAAGTAGCCGGAGAAATTGGTGCTGGATATGTATTTGAGCGTCCTGTAGCAGCAGGAGAAACTGTACGAATTATGACGGGAGCACAGATTCCTGAGGGCTGTGATGCTGTTGTGATGCTTGAAGAAGTAAAAGAAATAGAAAAAAACGGAAATATCTATATCCAAATAAAACGGAATATCCAGTCAGGAAACAATATTTCGTTTACCGGAGAGGATACGAAAAAAGACAGTCTTCTTACCAAGAAGGGAACCTATATCACACCTGGGATAGTAGCATTGCTGGCAACATTCGGCTATAAAAATGTCCCCGTAGCCAAGAAACCTAAAATTGGCGTGATTGCCACGGGAAGTGAACTATTAGAGATCGATGCTCCTTTGGTGCCGGGGAAAATTCGTAATAGCAATGCTTCTATGATTCAATCGCAAATTATTCGCGCAGGTGGGGAACCGCTTTACTTTGGGCAGTTTAGTGATGATTTGGAACTATGCTATAACCAGGTGAAAAATGCGCTGGATGAGGTGGATATGCTGATTACTACCGGAGGCGTCTCTGTCGGTGATTATGACTATTTACCAGATATTTATGCCAAGCTTGGGTGTAATGTTTTGTTCAATAAAATCAGAATGCGACCTGGCAGTGTAACAACGGTAGCTGAAAAGGACGGCAAGTTATTATACGGTTTATCCGGGAATCCATCCGCCTGTTTTGTAGGTTTTGAATTATATACGCGGCCTGCCATCCGTACCTTTTTGTATAGCGGGACGCCATTTATACAGAAAGCAACGGCTCGACTTGACGCCGATCTTCTGAAGCCCAATCCGTTTGATCGTTTTGTAAGAGGACATATTCGGTATCAACATGGACAGCTCGTTGCCACCCCGGTTGGATTGGATAAATCAAATGTTGTTTCGTCTTTAGCGGAAGCCAATATTCTTATTCAGCTTCCAGGAGGAACAAGCGGGTATGAAGCAGGAAGGAACGTCTCTGTCCTGCTGTTAGAAGACCAGGAAGGAATGACAATGGAGCAATTTATAGATAGCGATTTAGAAATGGCAGAAAGGGTCGAAGGCGGATGA
- a CDS encoding molybdenum cofactor biosynthesis protein MoaE — MSYSLYEVVEKPINVEEVIRKVERREAGAINTFIGTVREWTYGKRTMYLTYQAYQPMAVKMLEKIGWEMEEKWPDTKAAITHRIGRLDISDIAVVICVSSPHRKAAYEANEYAIERIKQMVPIWKKEHWEDGATWIGDQLEKVPYPDGSPYIKDVK, encoded by the coding sequence ATGAGTTATTCGTTATATGAGGTTGTAGAAAAGCCGATCAACGTTGAGGAAGTCATTCGAAAAGTGGAACGCAGAGAAGCGGGAGCGATTAATACGTTTATTGGAACGGTACGTGAGTGGACCTATGGGAAACGTACGATGTATTTAACCTATCAAGCTTATCAACCGATGGCTGTCAAAATGCTTGAAAAAATTGGTTGGGAAATGGAAGAAAAATGGCCAGACACAAAGGCAGCCATTACCCATCGCATTGGCCGGTTGGATATTTCAGATATCGCTGTTGTCATCTGTGTTTCGTCTCCGCATCGAAAAGCAGCATATGAAGCAAATGAATATGCAATAGAAAGAATCAAACAAATGGTGCCAATCTGGAAGAAAGAACATTGGGAAGATGGCGCGACCTGGATAGGAGATCAATTAGAAAAGGTTCCATATCCTGATGGAAGTCCATATATAAAGGATGTGAAATAA
- the moaD gene encoding molybdopterin converting factor subunit 1 has translation MIRILFFADIQEKIGKDTLTYACDSIMIKELKEKLKTAYGLLEIDHVMTAVNEEYAMEEDMVKAGDTVAFIPPVSGG, from the coding sequence ATGATTCGCATTTTATTTTTCGCAGATATACAAGAAAAGATTGGTAAAGATACATTGACGTATGCATGTGATTCTATCATGATCAAAGAGTTAAAAGAAAAACTTAAAACAGCATATGGACTATTGGAAATAGATCACGTCATGACAGCGGTAAATGAGGAATATGCAATGGAAGAGGATATGGTGAAAGCTGGAGATACAGTCGCTTTTATTCCGCCAGTCAGTGGTGGCTAA